Proteins from a single region of Argiope bruennichi chromosome 6, qqArgBrue1.1, whole genome shotgun sequence:
- the LOC129971199 gene encoding speckle-type POZ protein-like gives MAILHAIYVCFLNYVIATWSISIVAADGFSHFSEERINQKFPSDAYSGVECVVKRQEIFANKTFYLPKDTLTIRCEIKRRLTEKPLIKYCNIRSEVGIKHISVPWDIKHFSSLQLKQPLNFPLLLNLAKEPNFEIHVYVDGDFLDSSHVQIDIKKISLKGNTVGTSSWDNYGCSIKMRCEVSIMDSKGIPSLTVEGMRFFNSCANDELWHLPEIAKRIDLRTKKDLYLPDDVLSLRFELAVSSGGMQSLPAETRAIYPELQAFHCYKPFSTMKNDFKLLFQEQKLCDITLKTASKTFKAHKAVLSCRSPVFKAMFECDIVENSSGIVNISDIDSKILEQMLFFMYADQIEDTMDPRSVMKLYCAADKYQIHTLKECCYPILKSLISAEHVCELLPLAYKYHDETLKIIAKAFVCKHPSETLESDGWEKLMEDHWSGPGQIPFTTRSPEAILKETKSTDAATDENDESSDAESDENDVTMPNKKRKV, from the coding sequence ATGGCTATATTGCATGCGATTTACGTATGCTTTCTGAATTATGTTATTGCAACTTGGTCTATTTCGATCGTTGCTGCTGATGGATTTTCACATTTCTCGGAAGAAagaataaatcagaaatttccCAGTGACGCTTATTCTGGCGTTGAATGTGTTGTGAAAAGGCAAGAAATATtcgcaaataaaactttttatctaCCGAAAGATACTTTGACTATCCGATGTGAAATCAAAAGGCGACTTACTGAAAAACCACTGATTAAATACTGCAACATTCGTTCTGAAGTTGGAATTAAGCATATATCTGTGCCATGGGATATAAAACACTTCAGTAGTCTTCAACTAAAGCAGCCATTGAATTtcccattattattaaatttagcaaAAGAGCCTAATTTTGAAATCCATGTCTATGTGGATGGAGATTTTCTCGATTCTTCGCATGttcaaattgatattaaaaaaataagtttaaaaggtAATACTGTCGGTACAAGTTCCTGGGACAATTACGGATGTAGCATAAAGATGCGTTGTGAAGTTTCAATAATGGATTCGAAAGGTATTCCATCGCTGACTGTAGAAGGAATGCGTTTCTTCAATTCTTGTGCAAATGATGAGTTGTGGCATCTCCCTGAAATCGCTAAAAGAATTGATCTGCGTACCAAGAAAGATCTCTATTTGCCAGATGATGTATTATCATTGCGCTTCGAGTTGGCTGTAAGCAGTGGTGGTATGCAATCTTTACCAGCCGAGACTCGTGCTATCTATCCTGAGTTACAAGCCTTTCATTGTTACAAGCCTTTCAGCACAATGAAAAATGACTTTAAACTGCTTTTTCAAGAGCAGAAGTTATGCGACATTACTCTTAAAACTGCCAGCAAGACTTTCAAAGCTCATAAAGCAGTTCTTTCTTGCAGATCTCCTGTATTTAAAGCCATGTTTGAATGCGATATAGTCGAGAATAGTTCtggaattgtaaatatttctgatattgattctaaaattttagaacaaatgcTCTTTTTCATGTATGCCGATCAAATAGAAGATACTATGGATCCTAGAAGTGTTATGAAGCTTTATTGTGCAGCTGATAAATATCAGATTCATACTTTGAAAGAATGCTGCTATCCAATCCTAAAATCTCTTATTTCAGCTGAACATGTATGCGAATTACTGCCTTTAGCATACAAATACCATGACGAGACACTGAAAATTATCGCCAAAGCGTTCGTTTGTAAACATCCTAGTGAAACTTTGGAATCGGATGGTTGGGAGAAATTAATGGAAGATCACTGGAGTGGACCAGGGCAAATACCCTTTACCACTCGGAGCCCAGAAGCAATACTAAAGGAGACTAAATCAACAGATGCTGCAACTGATGAAAATGATGAATCATCAGATGCTGAATCTGATGAAAATGACGTAACGATGCCGAATAAGAAACGTAAAGTGTAA